Part of the Sphingomonas sanxanigenens DSM 19645 = NX02 genome is shown below.
TATCCGGCCGTCCCCGGCCTGCCGGACATCGCCATCACTTCCGAGATCGTCGCCGCGATCCGCGCCGGCGCCTGGATCGTCTTCAACCTCTCAGGCGGCAAGGACTCGAGCGCGGCCCTGTTCGCGGTCAACCTTCAACTCGATTCACTCGGCCATCCGCGGGCGCGGCGGATGGCGATCCATGCCGATCTTGGCCGCGCCGAATGGGATTCGACCCCCGATACCGTCGCGCGCATAGCCGCCAGCGCCGGCGTGCCGCTGACGGTCGTGCACCGGGCGGCCGGCGACTTGGTCGACCGCTGGATCCAGCGGTTCGGAAGCGGCAAGCGCCGCTACGAGGCGCTCGAGATCTACAACCTGATTGGTCCCTGGTCGTCGGCGTCGCTCCGCTTCTGCCAATCCGAGATGAAGGCGGCCGTAATCGGTCCGGCGATCGCCAGAATGCTGCGAGGCCAGCAGATCATCTCCGTTCTGGGCCTGCGCCGCGACGAAAGCCACAACCGCGCCGCCACCCCGATCGCCAAGGCCGATCTTCACTATGCCAAGGCCGGGAACCGGCACGGCACCGCGATCACCCTCTGGCACCCGATCGCGCATTGGAACAGCGAAGAAGTATTTCGTGCTCACGGCGCGCTCGGCATCACCCTGCACGAGGCCTATTCGATATGGGGCGCAACGCGCCTCTCGTGCCGCTACTGCATCTTCGCCTCGCTTCACGACCTGTCGGCTTCTGCCGCAGCCCCGGCGAACACCGAGGTTTATCGCGAGCTCGTCGGCATCGAGGCGCGATCGACCTTTCCATTCCAGCCGACACGCTGGCTCGCCGACATCGCACCGCATTTGTTGAGCGGCGGGCTCCGCGCGGACGTCGAACGCGCCAAGGCCGACCAGCTCGAGCGCCGGCATCTCGAGGCCTCGATGCCGGCAGGCCTCAGATACGTCAAAGGCTGGCCTCCGCGGATGCCCACCCTCGCCGAGGCCGATGACATCGCCGCGGCACGGCGGCCCATCCTTGCGCGCCACAGGCTCGAGAACCGCTATCCGACCGGATCAGCCGTCCAAGCGCGCTTTGCAGAGCTGAGGGTCGCGGCCGGGCGGCAGATGTCGTCGTGAGGACGATCGATGCCGCCGTCGGCTCCTTCCGGATCATCGCCCGCATCGAGGACCCGCCGCCCCTCGGCTGGCGCTTCTGGACGCTTGCCGGCTTTTCGGGCGATCCACTGGATCCGAGCCCCTATGGCGGCTCGCGCTGCCTCGCGCTCACCGTCGTCGACATCGACGG
Proteins encoded:
- a CDS encoding phosphoadenosine phosphosulfate reductase family protein, whose translation is MAIHADLGRAEWDSTPDTVARIAASAGVPLTVVHRAAGDLVDRWIQRFGSGKRRYEALEIYNLIGPWSSASLRFCQSEMKAAVIGPAIARMLRGQQIISVLGLRRDESHNRAATPIAKADLHYAKAGNRHGTAITLWHPIAHWNSEEVFRAHGALGITLHEAYSIWGATRLSCRYCIFASLHDLSASAAAPANTEVYRELVGIEARSTFPFQPTRWLADIAPHLLSGGLRADVERAKADQLERRHLEASMPAGLRYVKGWPPRMPTLAEADDIAAARRPILARHRLENRYPTGSAVQARFAELRVAAGRQMSS